GGGTCTGGGAACCAGGCGCGCCAGGGCGTAGGTGCTCATGCCGCCGGCGGTATTGCCGAGGGTCGCCAGCAGCCAGGCCCAGCCGAGCTGCTCGGGATGGCGCGCCAGAAAGCCGGCGAAGACCAGCTCGGAGCCGCCGGGCAGCAGGGTGGCGGAGAGAAAGCTGACCAGCAGCACCGCGCCCAGCCCGGCTCCGGGGCCCGGATCGAGCCAGGCGAGAAAATCCATGGGATGCCTCGTGGAGGACAGAGCGGCCAATTGTCGTCGATTCGCGCCGCCGGCGTCCTTGCCGCGCTGCGCCGTGGCCTGCTACCGTGCACGTTTCCCTTGTG
The nucleotide sequence above comes from Nitrogeniibacter mangrovi. Encoded proteins:
- a CDS encoding YqaA family protein — translated: MDFLAWLDPGPGAGLGAVLLVSFLSATLLPGGSELVFAGFLARHPEQLGWAWLLATLGNTAGGMSTYALARLVPRPQAPDKVRWLQRHGAPALILAWAPVIGDALCAAAGWLRLGWLPCMLWMALGKAARYGVVAWLTP